The Proteus terrae subsp. cibarius genome contains the following window.
CATACCAATCTCATTTTGGCAACTGATATGCTTGCCTGATAACGCCAAATATACTGAAGATATTTGACAGTCAGCCATTAATTCAGCCTGATCTACCGCCCGTTGCACGCATTTTACGACGGATTCGAGATCGTTGACGCCACCTTTATCCATGCCCCGAGATGGACAACTTCCCACCCCGATAATATTCACTACACCATCAGGCAAGATCTCACCGACAAGGGTAGCTACTTTGGCCGTACCAATCTCAAGACCAACTACTAATTTTCTGTCCGTCGCTTTGATCATTATTGTTCTGCCTTCGCCTTCATCGTGTCATCTGCCACGTCTTGTTTATTCATTCTCAAGTAATAAAGGAGCCCATCCGACTGCACCACCACTGTCATAACGCAGATCCACGTAATCAACTCGTTTATCCGTTTGTTGTTGCAGTATCGGATACAACTCAATAAAGCGAGCGATCCGTTTTTCGTTATCCTTACGACCTAACTCCAATCGGACATCATTGTCTAAAACTAATTGCCATCCTTGACGGGCAGACATTGACGCTGCTTTTAAATTCAGGTTACTTGCAAGAAGCTGATCTCTCATTGCGACATAACCTGACAACACCATTTTTTCGCTTCCTTGTGGGCCATATAGCAAAGGATAACTTCCTTTGGTTTCCAACTGCGTTGGCAGACTGAAAACACGCCCTTCTTTATCAAGAAAGTAAGTATCATTCCAACGGGTAAAGGGAACATACTCTACCAGATGAATTTTAAGTTCATCAGGCCACTGTTTACGAACAGTGACTTGCCTAATCCATGGCATGCGTTCAATTTGTTGCTGAATAATATTCACATCCTGTGTCATAAATGTGCCCGGCTTTCCTAAAGACAAAATGGCCTGACGCACATCATCATTCGTTGTGTAATGTCGCTCGCCTGTTAATACAAGTTTTGAGATTGGCAGACGATTTGCGTCTTTCATCCAGTTAACCACTTGTATTCCACCCCAAACGATGGTGGCAATCACACATAAGAAAAAGATTAATCCTGATAAATAAGTACCATTACTCGGTCTGTCAGAATGTTGCTTCTCTTTATGCTCTTTTATATTTAGCGCTGCTTGTGACATATTAACCCACTAACTCCTGAGCAACGTTTAAACAAGAGAATCGCCCATCCTTTTGTCCGATATTCCAGCGATTAATACTTTTCCTACATATATATACTTTATGAACACTATTAGATTTGATAATTAAATCACTAAATTGTTCAATCTGTTGAGAATTATTTACTTTAAAAGAAGAAATAGCGAATTTTTCTGCGTTTTTCTTACTTTTTAACTGAAATTTTTTCTCAACACAGATTTGAGCAAGCGAATTCTCGATCATTTTTTTCGCCAATTCAGTGTTATTTTCTTCATAACACCTCATCATTACAGTTAGTTTATTAACTATTTCACCATAAATGATGTTCACTTGCTCAAACATCCGTCTTAATCCTCGCTGAATGATGGCTGTAATTTCGTATCTGCTAAGCGACGCGCTATTTTACCAATATTTCCAGCACCTTGAACTAAAACAAGATCATTATCTGTTAATACACCCGCTAATATTGATGAAATTTTATCCACATCAGAAACCCAGATAGGATCTAGCTTCCCACGTTGGCGAATTGTTCGACAAAGTGAGCGACTGTCGGCACCAGCAATAGGCGCTTCCCCAGCAGAATAAACATCTGTTAATAATAAAATATCAACTTGATTGAGAACAGTGGCAAAGTCTTCATATAAATCACGAGTACGTGTATAGCGATGAGGTTGGAAAATCATCACTAGACGTTTGTCTGGCCATCCTGCTCTCGCTGCTTTAATCGTTGCATCAACTTCTGTTGGATGATGACCATAATCATCCACTAGCATGACTTCACCTTCTTGGCCATTAACATGCTCAAGACCATAGTTACCTAAAAAGTCGAAACGACGTCCAGTACCTTGGAAGTTAAGTAATGCAGCTAAAATATGTTCGTCAGCAATGCCTTCTTCTGTGGCTACAGCAACTGCTGCCGTCGCATTCAATGCGTTATGGCGACCAGGTGCGTTTAAAACAACTTGTAAATCTGGCATACCTTCACGAGAAATTGTGAAAAAGCCCTGAGCACCTTTTTGTTCATAATGCGTAATACGAACATCCGCATCTTCACTAAAGCCATAAGTTGTAATGTAACGACCCACTTTAGGAATAATCGAACGGATCACATCGTCATCCAGACACATCACAGCGCGACCATAGAATGGTAAATTGTGCAAAAAGGTAATAAATGTCTCTTTTAGGTTGTCAAAATTACCGTGATATGTGTCCATATGGTCTGCTTCTATATTCGTAACGACAGCAACCATTGGTTGTAAATGTAAAAACGATGCATCACTTTCATCAGCTTCAGCAATTAAATAACGACTGCAACCTAAACGAGCATGCGTACCAGCTGATTTAACAAGCCCACCATTAACAAACGTAGGATCCAAACCCGCTTGCGCATAAATATTTGAAATCATCGCTGTTGTCGTGGTTTTACCATGTGTTCCGGCAATCGCAACACCATGACGATAACGCATCAATTCAGCTAGCATTTCAGCACGACGAATAACAGGAATACGCGCTTCTCTTGCTGCAATAATCTCAGGGTTTTCAGCACTGATAGCTGTCGATACCACAACAACACTTGCGCCACGAATATTTTCAGGGCGATGATTAAAATAGATTGTTGCGCCTAAGGCAACGAGCTGTTGTGTGACTACATTTGGTGCTAAATCAGAACCACTGATTTCATAACCTTCGTTAGCCAGCACTTCAGCAATTCCACCCATACCCGCACCACCGATGCCGATAAAGTGAATATGCTTAACTTTTCTCATTTCGGGCACAAACGATCTTAGTTTTGCCAGTTGTTGTGTATTCACTATTTACTTCTTCACTCTAAGTTAATGGTTACAAATTACATTTATTTTTTTGCCACTTCGATTATCACATTTGCTACGCGCTCTGTGGCATCCGTAATCGCAACACTTTTTGCTTTCTCTGCCATCGCTAACAAAGTATCTCTATCCCAATTTTTCAGGGTTTGTGCAATGACTTCTGGAGTTAAATCATTTTGCTCGATAATTCGCGCGGCACCCGCTTTTTCTAGCGGTAGTGCATTCCAATATTGCTGTCTATCTTTGTGCTGGAAAGGAACAAAAATAGCGGGTAATCCCGCTGCGGCAATTTCGCTGACCGTTAATGCACCTGAACGACACACCACAACATCAGCCCATTGGTAAGCTTGCGCTATATCATCAATAAATTCAGTAACTTTATATTCAGATTTAACTGAATTTTTTGCTAATTCGTTCTGATAGCGTGTTTTTGTATCACTTTCGCCACCTTTTCCTGCTTGATGCCAGATTGTAACATGTTCACCTAGCAAACCTGCAACTACAGGTAAGGTGTGATTTAAAATTCTAGCGCCTTGGCTACCACCAATAATCAGTACACGAACAGGCCCTGTTCTCTCTTTTAATCGTACTGAAGGTGCTTCAAGTGCCAATACATCTTCACGAACAGGATTTCCAACAACAGGTGCTTTAGGAAATGCCCCCGGAAAAGCCTGCAATACACGCTTCGCAATTTTAGATAACCAACGATTGGTTAATCCAGCGATACCATTTTGCTCATGCAAAATAACAGGTATCCCACACATCCAAGCAGCAACACCGCCTGGACCTGAAACATAGCCCCCCATACCAAGTACAGCATCTGGCTGATAACGCTTCATAATGGCACGAGCTTGGAAAATCGCTTTAATAATACGAATAGGAGCTGCGATTAACGCTTTAATCCCTTTGCCACGTAAGCCTGAGATACGAATAAATTCAATTTCGATACCGTGTTTAGGTACTAAATCGGCTTCCATTCTGTCCGCCGTTCCTAACCATCGAATTTCCCAACCTTGGGATTGTAGATAATGAGCAACAGCCAGTCCTGGGAATACATGCCCCCCAGTACCACCAGCCATAACCATTAAACGGCGTCTACGCTCGCTCATTTCGGGCTCCTTACAAACGCCTGAGCTTGTGCTAGACGTGTTTCATAATCAATTCGTAATAACATCACGATGGCAGTAGACATAATAATCAAGCTCGAACCACCGTAACTAATAAGAGGAAGGGTTAATCCCTTTGTTGGCAACATGCCTGCTGCTGCGCCTACATTGACCAATGATTGGAATGTAAACCATATCCCGATAGAGCAAGCTAAAAAACCTGAGAAACGTTGATCGAGGATCAGCGCACGTCGCCCAATTTGCATCGCACGAAAAGCGATGAAGAATACCATTAAAAGCACCAAAACCACACCGATATAACCAAGTTCTTC
Protein-coding sequences here:
- the ftsQ gene encoding cell division protein FtsQ, with the translated sequence MSQAALNIKEHKEKQHSDRPSNGTYLSGLIFFLCVIATIVWGGIQVVNWMKDANRLPISKLVLTGERHYTTNDDVRQAILSLGKPGTFMTQDVNIIQQQIERMPWIRQVTVRKQWPDELKIHLVEYVPFTRWNDTYFLDKEGRVFSLPTQLETKGSYPLLYGPQGSEKMVLSGYVAMRDQLLASNLNLKAASMSARQGWQLVLDNDVRLELGRKDNEKRIARFIELYPILQQQTDKRVDYVDLRYDSGGAVGWAPLLLENE
- the murC gene encoding UDP-N-acetylmuramate--L-alanine ligase produces the protein MNTQQLAKLRSFVPEMRKVKHIHFIGIGGAGMGGIAEVLANEGYEISGSDLAPNVVTQQLVALGATIYFNHRPENIRGASVVVVSTAISAENPEIIAAREARIPVIRRAEMLAELMRYRHGVAIAGTHGKTTTTAMISNIYAQAGLDPTFVNGGLVKSAGTHARLGCSRYLIAEADESDASFLHLQPMVAVVTNIEADHMDTYHGNFDNLKETFITFLHNLPFYGRAVMCLDDDVIRSIIPKVGRYITTYGFSEDADVRITHYEQKGAQGFFTISREGMPDLQVVLNAPGRHNALNATAAVAVATEEGIADEHILAALLNFQGTGRRFDFLGNYGLEHVNGQEGEVMLVDDYGHHPTEVDATIKAARAGWPDKRLVMIFQPHRYTRTRDLYEDFATVLNQVDILLLTDVYSAGEAPIAGADSRSLCRTIRQRGKLDPIWVSDVDKISSILAGVLTDNDLVLVQGAGNIGKIARRLADTKLQPSFSED
- the murG gene encoding undecaprenyldiphospho-muramoylpentapeptide beta-N-acetylglucosaminyltransferase is translated as MSERRRRLMVMAGGTGGHVFPGLAVAHYLQSQGWEIRWLGTADRMEADLVPKHGIEIEFIRISGLRGKGIKALIAAPIRIIKAIFQARAIMKRYQPDAVLGMGGYVSGPGGVAAWMCGIPVILHEQNGIAGLTNRWLSKIAKRVLQAFPGAFPKAPVVGNPVREDVLALEAPSVRLKERTGPVRVLIIGGSQGARILNHTLPVVAGLLGEHVTIWHQAGKGGESDTKTRYQNELAKNSVKSEYKVTEFIDDIAQAYQWADVVVCRSGALTVSEIAAAGLPAIFVPFQHKDRQQYWNALPLEKAGAARIIEQNDLTPEVIAQTLKNWDRDTLLAMAEKAKSVAITDATERVANVIIEVAKK